Genomic window (Desulfovibrio sp. X2):
GGCTATGTCGTCAATTGGAGTTGTTTGTATTCTGGCTCAGGCTGATGCCGGGCGACTTGAAACCCAGGATCGAGACCCACAGGGCGATGCTGCGGTCGTATTGCGTGGCGGAGTAGAAGGCCGTGACGTCGTAGCACTGTGCGTGCCACGTGAGGCCGATGTCGGTGGTGATGGGGATGTCGTTGCGTATGTCGTACTGGTAGACGGTTTCGAGCGTCAGATCCTGCGGCAGGTTGAGCTGCCCCCTGAGCGTCAGCATGTTGATGGCGCTGCGGTTCTGGCGCTTGTATTCGTCGATCTTGCTGTACTGGGTGAACCCTACGCTGAGCTGGCCGTACTGCGGGTCGTAAAATCCCACCGTGTTCTCGAAACGGGTGATGCCTTCTCCATAAGGCGAAGTGTAGGTCTTGTTGGTCAGGGAGAGCCAGTCCAGGGGATAGAAATCGGTCTGCGCCAGGACGTCGCCGAACGGACGGCGCGGATATTCGTTCAGATCCGTGTTGCGGTCGGCCTCGCGGAAGTCGTAGCTCTGTTCGATCAGCAGACGCAGGAAATCGCGGTAGCTGTAGGCGACGAAGGGATCGGGCTTTCCGTCCTCGTCCTTCGCCACGTTGACCGTCCCCCGCTTGCGGTTGAGGAGGTTGGTCAGCGAATAGGTGACCTGGTTCTGGGCGCCGATACGGTCGTACTGGTCGTATTCGGGCAGGCTCCTCTGTTCGACGTTCTGCGTCCAGGAGTAGTCCACGCGCGGCTGGATGGCATGGCGCAGCCCCACCCAGGTGCTCGTCCCGGCGAGCGAGGCGTCGGGCGCCAGGAGGGCCGGGGGCGTGCCCAGGTCGTAGGTGCCGGAGACCTCGGAGAAGGCGGCTGCTCCGTAGCTGAACAGCTGCCTGTCCTGCGTGCCCTCGTCGACGTCGCTGGACGAGTTGTCCTGCGTCGCCGAGTACATGGTCTCGCGCCAGCCCATGCGCGGGATGATCGAGCCGTAAGGGCTCGCCAGCGGCAGGCTCAGCTGCGGCAGGACGTCGAAGCGGCCGCCGCTGGTGCCGTAGTTGCGGGTGAAATACGTCAGCGAGGAGTCGGCCTGGATCTCGAAGGGCGAGTTCAGCAGCTGCTGCTTGTAGGCATAGGCGGACAGTTCGGGCAGGACCTGCACCGTGGGGTTCTTGTCCCCGGGCTGGTTGCCGTTCATGTAGTTGAAGTTCTCGGTATACGCGGCCCTCAGGTTCATGGCGTATTCGCCCCCCCAGGTGCGGGTGGCGAGGCCGGTGCTCGTGCGCGTCAGGGAGTCGATGGTGTCGATGCCGCGGCCGAAGTCGTTCAGGAAGTCGTTGTAGCTCTGTGAATACCTTGTATGCAGGTGATTGTAGGTGCGCAGGAAGGTCTGGTCCGAGGCGTAGTCGAGGTCGAGCTTGACCTGGTAGTCGGGATCGAAGGTCCAGCCGTCGTACTTGCTGCGCAGCCAGTAGCGCTGGTGGTTCGTCCGGATCAGGCCGCTGTTCTCGAACTCCTCTTCCTGCTCGCTCTGGTTGTCGACCACGACCTTGTCGTCGATATAATCCATCCGCCACAGGCCGTGGGTCTGCGCGTCGTCCGCGCTGCGGTACTCGAGGCCGACCATGGGGCCGCGCTTGCCGAAATAGTCGGCGTAGGCGGTCAGGTCGCGCTCGGCGTCTATGGCCCAGAAGAAGGGCTGGCTGTAGAAGCCGCCCAGGCGCGAGGAAGAGCCGTAGGTTGGCGGCAGGAAGCCGGTCTGGCGGTCGGCGCGAAGAGGCACCCGCATATAGGGGGCGTAAAGGATCGGCGTTCCCTTGACGAGGAACTGGGACGAGTAGACGTTGGCGTAGTCGCCCACGGTGAGGTCGCCGGTATCGGTCTTGATGGACCAGGCCGGGTTCGAGCCCTCGCAGCCGGTCAGCGTCGCCTCGGTGAAGGTGTAGGTGTCCTCGCCGGTCTTGTCGAACTCCTTGCCCTTGACCACGAGGGAACCCTGCTCGATGAAGAGGATGCCGTTCGTGAGCTTTCCGGTCTTGTTGACCAGGTCGAACTGCGCCTCGTCGGCGTAGATGTCGTAGTCGTGCCAGTAGCTGTGGACGTTGCCCTTAAGGTAAATCCAGCCGCTGTCGCGGAAATACTCGATGAAGTCCCCGGAGAGATAGTCGTTGCCGCTGCGCAGGACCGCGTGCCCCCATGCCTGGACGATCCCGGCCGCGTGGTTGGTGGAAACGCGGTCCGCCGTGAGCTCCCACTCCTGGGAAGTCTTCGGATTCTTCACCACCTGGGTGGTCTGCTCGGATTGGGGCGCCTGAGCCCCGGCGAGGCCGGGAAGGGCGATGCAGGCGAGGATGATCGCGGACGCGCAAAGGAGGCGCAATGCGGCTGACCGGCAGCGCTGCATTGTCTGGGAGGGTAACAAGACCTTTATGATATGGGTTCCCGAGTTGTGCATCGTGCCTGCTTGCCGTCGGCGACGGCGGGCCTTGCTTAGCATGACATGAGCGTCCAAGACAAGGCAGAAGCCGCGCAAATCTTCGTTTCCCAGGTGGTTGCGGCTTTTCATGCACATCGGAAGGGGATACAAGGACGGCCTTCAACATGGCGTCCGGAGGGCCGGATGCCTGCAGCAACGAGGACCCGAACATGAGTGTGCCTTTCAACAAGCTCATCGCTCGCATAGATCTCGACGCCATCAGGGAAAACTATCTGCTTCTGCGCGAGGTCGCGGGGAACCCGGCCCCGGTGATCAAGGCAGACGCCTACGGCCATGGTCTGCTGCCGGTGGCCAGGACCCTGGCCCAGGCCGGAGCCGGGTCCATGTGCGTGGGCAGCGTGGAGGAAGCCGTGGCCCTGCGCGGCGAGTTCTCCGGCCGCATCGTCTCCCTGCTCGGCCCGCTGGACAAGGCGGACGCCGCGGCCGTGGTCGAACACGGCCTCGTCCCCTACATCTACCGGAGAGAACAGCTCGCGATGCTGGCCGAGGCCGCGAGGAACGCGGGCGGCCAGGCGCGGCTGGCGCTCAAGTTCGATACCGGCATGGGGCGGCTCGGGTTCAGGCTGCCCGACGTGCCCGATCTCGTCGCCACCCTGGCCGCCAATCGGGAGCTTCGTCTCGAGCTCGTGGCCTCGCATTTGGCCACGGCCGACGAGCCCGCGCGAGACGATTACGTGGTCCGCCAGCGCGGCGTGTTCGAGGCCGTGTGCAGCGAGCTGCGGGCAGCCGGGCTCGACTTCGCCTGCACGCTCGGCAATTCCGCGGGGCTTCTCGCCTATCCGGAGCTGCGCTACGACCTGCAGCGGCCGGGCATTGCGCTCTACGGCGTGAATCCCTTTTGCGGCACGCCGCTCGCGCACCTCGGCGAGCGCCTGCGGCCCGCCATGTCCGTGCGCACGCCGGTGGCCCAGGTGCACAGCCTGGACGCGGGCGAGAGCGTGAGCTACGGCTGCACCTTCGTCGCCCCGAAAGCCATGCGCGTGGCCGTCATCGCGGCGGGATACGCGGACTGCTACAGCCGGGCCCTGGGCGGCAAGGCAGAGGTCGTGATCCGCGGAAGGCGCGCCAAGGTCTGCGGCCGCGTGTGCATGCAGCTCTCCATCGTGGACGTCTCGGACATTCCCGGGGCCGAGGCGGGCGACGACGCCTGGCTGCTCGGCGGGGAGGGGGACGATCCGGTCACGCCGGACGAACTCGCCGGCTGGTGGGGGACGATCACCTACGAGGTCTTCTGCCTGCTCGGGCTCAACAAGCGCGAGTACGTGGACGGCCTCTAGAATTTTCGACGGTCGACCGGCATCCCGAACGCGCGGATGAAAGAAAAAAGGCCGGGGTTCTCACCCCGGCCCTTCGTTTTTTCAGGACTCCGTGGCTGCCTATGCGTCGAGCGCCAGGATGGGAGCGATGATCTTCTCCACGGACTTGGCCGTCTCGGACTCGGGGTAGACCGTGAGGTAGTTGAAGCCCTCGTCGCCGGCCCTGGCCAGCTCGGGATCGAAGGGGATGCGGCCGAGGAAGGGCGCCCCCGTCTCCAGGGACAGCTTCTCTCCCGCACCGCTCTTGAAGATCTCGTGCGTCTTGCCGCAGTCCGGGCAGACGAAGCCGCTCATGTTCTCCACGATGCCGAGCACCGTGGCGCCGACCAGCCCCACGAAGGTGATGGAGCGGCGCACGTCGTCCACGGCCAGCATGTGCGGCGTGGTCACGACCACCGCCTTGGACTCCTCGCCCAGGAGCTGCAGAACGGTCAAGGGCTCGTCGCCGGTGCCCGGAGGGCAGTCCACGACCAGGAAGTCCAGGTCGCCCCAGGCCACGTTCTGGATGAACTGGCGGATCACGCCGATCTTCACCGGCCCGCGCCAGACAACGGCCTCGTCGTCGCTCGGCAGCAGGAAGCCGGTGGACATGACCCACAGATTCTTGGCGTAGGCCACGGGCTCGATCATGTTGTCGTCGACGTTCGGATGCTGGCCCTTCAGCGACAGCAGGCGGGGGATGGACGGGCCGTGCACGTCCACGTCGAGCAGGCCGACCTTCTTGCCGGCCCGCGCCAGCGACATGGCGATGTTGGCCGCCACGGTGCTCTTGCCCACCCCGCCCTTGCCGGACAGGACCACGATCTTGTGCTTGATGCGCGAGAGGACCTTCTCGAGTTCCTTCTCGGCCTCGGACTTCTCGCCGCAGGCCGCCTTGTCCTGCGGGGAGCAGGAACCGGCGGACGAACAG
Coding sequences:
- the alr gene encoding alanine racemase — encoded protein: MSVPFNKLIARIDLDAIRENYLLLREVAGNPAPVIKADAYGHGLLPVARTLAQAGAGSMCVGSVEEAVALRGEFSGRIVSLLGPLDKADAAAVVEHGLVPYIYRREQLAMLAEAARNAGGQARLALKFDTGMGRLGFRLPDVPDLVATLAANRELRLELVASHLATADEPARDDYVVRQRGVFEAVCSELRAAGLDFACTLGNSAGLLAYPELRYDLQRPGIALYGVNPFCGTPLAHLGERLRPAMSVRTPVAQVHSLDAGESVSYGCTFVAPKAMRVAVIAAGYADCYSRALGGKAEVVIRGRRAKVCGRVCMQLSIVDVSDIPGAEAGDDAWLLGGEGDDPVTPDELAGWWGTITYEVFCLLGLNKREYVDGL
- a CDS encoding Mrp/NBP35 family ATP-binding protein: MSDACKSCSSAGSCSPQDKAACGEKSEAEKELEKVLSRIKHKIVVLSGKGGVGKSTVAANIAMSLARAGKKVGLLDVDVHGPSIPRLLSLKGQHPNVDDNMIEPVAYAKNLWVMSTGFLLPSDDEAVVWRGPVKIGVIRQFIQNVAWGDLDFLVVDCPPGTGDEPLTVLQLLGEESKAVVVTTPHMLAVDDVRRSITFVGLVGATVLGIVENMSGFVCPDCGKTHEIFKSGAGEKLSLETGAPFLGRIPFDPELARAGDEGFNYLTVYPESETAKSVEKIIAPILALDA
- a CDS encoding LPS-assembly protein LptD, which codes for MRLLCASAIILACIALPGLAGAQAPQSEQTTQVVKNPKTSQEWELTADRVSTNHAAGIVQAWGHAVLRSGNDYLSGDFIEYFRDSGWIYLKGNVHSYWHDYDIYADEAQFDLVNKTGKLTNGILFIEQGSLVVKGKEFDKTGEDTYTFTEATLTGCEGSNPAWSIKTDTGDLTVGDYANVYSSQFLVKGTPILYAPYMRVPLRADRQTGFLPPTYGSSSRLGGFYSQPFFWAIDAERDLTAYADYFGKRGPMVGLEYRSADDAQTHGLWRMDYIDDKVVVDNQSEQEEEFENSGLIRTNHQRYWLRSKYDGWTFDPDYQVKLDLDYASDQTFLRTYNHLHTRYSQSYNDFLNDFGRGIDTIDSLTRTSTGLATRTWGGEYAMNLRAAYTENFNYMNGNQPGDKNPTVQVLPELSAYAYKQQLLNSPFEIQADSSLTYFTRNYGTSGGRFDVLPQLSLPLASPYGSIIPRMGWRETMYSATQDNSSSDVDEGTQDRQLFSYGAAAFSEVSGTYDLGTPPALLAPDASLAGTSTWVGLRHAIQPRVDYSWTQNVEQRSLPEYDQYDRIGAQNQVTYSLTNLLNRKRGTVNVAKDEDGKPDPFVAYSYRDFLRLLIEQSYDFREADRNTDLNEYPRRPFGDVLAQTDFYPLDWLSLTNKTYTSPYGEGITRFENTVGFYDPQYGQLSVGFTQYSKIDEYKRQNRSAINMLTLRGQLNLPQDLTLETVYQYDIRNDIPITTDIGLTWHAQCYDVTAFYSATQYDRSIALWVSILGFKSPGISLSQNTNNSN